The genome window CAAATACAATCTATTATTTTTTAATTCTTGATTATCAGTCGGATGTTCTTTTAGAATTTTACTACCAAATTCTTTAATCGCTTTTTCTAATGATTTATAACGTGGTTTAGAATTATTTTTTCCTTTTCCTGTTGTTTGATTTTCTCTTGCCATTTCCACAACAATTGTTTGAGGTGGATAACCCATTATACTAACCAGTTCATCGACAATCTTCAAACTTTGTAGAATACCTTTTTTAATAGCCGGGCTACCAGCAAGGTCTGCTACAATACTTTGAAGGTCTTTATCCGTTGTAGATACTTGTTCTTTCTCAATTATTGATTTGAACGATAAGTTACTATCATTTATTAATTGCATCAGATTGCGGTTAAGTCCATCATCATTCATCAAATAATCTAAAATAGTTAGGTGAGATTGTTTTTCACGAATCCCAACAAGTAATTTAGCTGATAGCCTTCCCCATCCCGTATAATGTCGTCGCTCTAATTTTTTCAGAACACCCCCATCCAGAACATCAGAAAATTGCTGTAATTGCTCTTTAATCATGGGTTTATCTTCAAACACAGTTAAAATTTTGACTATGTCTTCTAGCATTTCCGTATTTAATGGGTTATCAAGAATTTCTTGTTTCATTCCTACCTTCAGTAAATCATGGTAGGTAGCATAGCTAGCATTAAATGAGTCCTCCAAGCCTTCAATGGTTGGACTTTCAATATGGTTTATATTACGTAAAAACAATTCTAAATCTTTCTTTTTCACTTTACGTTTTTGTTTAAATAAGTCATTAAAAATCTGTTGTTTTTCCTGGCCTGAAAAATAGTTCGTTTTCCCTTGATCATCAATGTATCTAACTTTGGTTAGCTCATTATAAACCATGTATTTTTGATAACAAAGACTATGTTTAGGTAACACATTTTCTTTAGGCAAATATGTATCTTTATTCGTCATCTTTTCAATGAAATCTACCGCAGACTTGCCGAAATCTACTTTTTCTTCTATATTCCATGGTCTAATTTCACCATCAGCTTTTCTTGTTAACCAAGCAAATTCGCTTTGTCCTTTAGCTAAGGGACCTACAAAATAAGGAATTCTAAAAGTTACTAAACTCTTTATTTTTTCATAGTCTTCTCTTAAAAAAGGATAATATTTGGCTTGTTGATGTATAATAGCTTCTAATTCTTCTAAATGTAATTGATGCGGAATAGCTCCATTATCAAATGTCCGTTGTTTACGTAAAAAGTTTTCTTCTTCTATTTTAGCAATAAAATAATCGGCGCCTTCGATGTTCTCCAATATCGTTTTCAGGTACTTATAAAAATCTACTTGCTTGGTTTTGCCGTCTATATAACCCGCGTAACCATCTATCGCGGCATTATTAAATATTTCTTGATATTGCTTAGGTAAGTGAAGCTTAATAAATGCTTTCAGCTCACCTAAATCTTTTTCGTGTGCATCAAAACGTTCAATCATGCTTGCAGATAACTTCGCGTTCGTTTCAGTAGCAGTTACTGTAATAATACTTGATAGCACCACAGCATTATATGTATTTTTTGCCGCAACAAATAGTTCTGCATATTCATCCCCAATTATCGCCAGCAATGCCTCTAAGTCTTCTTCATAACTATCTTTCGCGCACTCAATATCCGTTTTCTCAATAAGATCAAACACCTTTTGAAAATTTCCTTTGCTACCCACAATCAAGCTTATGAATTGCGCAAACATTCCTGTAGATTTTTCACCCGGATATAATTGTAAAATTCTTTCAAATTTTTCTCTTCGCGTAAATTTTCCAGCTAGAATATTAGCTACCTCTATATTTTCTTCCACTTTAGCTAGAGTACCTTCTTCAATATTGCTCATAAACACTTGATTATAAGTCTGTATAAATTGCTCATACACCCCATCTACTGAGGTATTTTTAGTGTCTAATGCTCCCTCAATTAAAAAGTTTCCACGATATTTTATAATATGAGCCAAAGCTAAATAAACCAATCTTAAATCAGCTTTTTCCGAAGAATTAACCAGCTCTTCACGCAAGTGGTATATTGTCCGATAGTTTTTGTGGTACGCTACTTCTTCCTCTATAGTTGCAAAAAAAGGATGGCGACTATTTCTTTTTTCACTGTCGACATAGAAACTATCATTTAATCGACAAAAGAAATTAGCGTCGATATTAGCCATCTCTACTGCAAAAATCTCTTGTAAATAAGAAATTCGATTTCGTCTTCTCTCTATCCTTCTTCTTGCTGTTCTGTTCATTCTACGGTCAACTGCAGTTTGACCATCATCAAATAGTCTAACACCCCAGAAATTTTTCTTTATCTGCTTTTTATCCGAGTTTCCAGCAACTTTCATTTTCCTCTTCACTAAATCATATTGATTTGTTAAAACTGCCCATCCCACTGAATTAGTTCCGATGTCTAAGCCAATTGTGTACGGATTTTTCATATTCTTCATCCCTTCAACCTGTTTTTAGTTGCATTCTTTTTATAATTTGGTACAATGTATATATTGTTAGTATTCAAAATAACATAGCAAGTTAAAATAAGGCTTTGTCCGTTATCAACTTTTAATTAAGTAGCGCTGTTTCGGCGCTTTTTTTGTGCATTTTTTTATAGAACTTAAAATTGTGACAATGCCATTTTTCTATGTATATTAAGATATACTATTTATACTAATATCCATTTCATCTCTTTATCTAATTATTACGAACCTTTAATTATTATAGCATATTTCAATAAGTTTGTTATAATAATCACAATAAATTATTATCTAGTTCATTCTAGCAAGACAATAATCTAAGAATATAATATAAATAAAAGAACAAACCATTTTTAAATGGATTGTTCTTTTATTTACTCCTGAAAAAATTAATTATAGACTTACGTTCAAGATTTATGAGAAGGTTCTTTTTTTGACCAACTTATTAGCTTACTATCCTTCTTGAAAGTTATTTATTAATCAATATCCGAATTATACGTAGATAAATCTTCACTATCTGGGTAATTATCTTTTAACCCTTCTATAAGATTTGTGTTTTTTGATAGAGCAAGAAATATGGAACTATCCCACGAAATTAGTTCAGTATTCGATAGTGGATTGGATAAATGAACATCTTTTTTCCATAAATCACTATTCCCATCAGCAAAAGGAATCGGATATTTTAGAATGTCTTTTAATTTTGTATTAGAAGGATAACTTGTAAAGTTCCCCCATATGAACATAACTTCTTCTTGATTTAATATTTCTTTCAATTCCGTTCCTTTCATCCAAACATACTCTTCCTCAAAAGGGATTTGTTCAAAAGGATATATATTACATTCATAACTGCTGACTAGCCACATACAATTCAATTCTTCCTCTGGTAATAAGTTAAATACTTCAGACATATTAGTAAAATAGCCCGAATGCATTTTATTTATGATTAAGCCTTTCATTATTGTCTCTCCTAACTATTTCATTTGCCTGGTCTTGGATTTTTCGGATCATTCCAATAATACCAAATTACTTATATAACTCATAATTTATTTGCACTTTAATCTCACTGCAAAATAGCCACATCAATCTTATTCTATGTAATTTTGTCTAACTATGCCAAAACTAAAAAACAAACAAAAAAAAAGCATTTCCTCCGAAAAGGGAAATGCTTTGAAACGACATATTAACGTTTTGAGAACTGAGGTGCACGACGCGCGCCTTTAAGTCCTGGTTTTTTACGTTCTTTCATACGTGAATCACGAGTAAGTAGGCCAGCAGATTTAAGTGCTGGGCGGTACTCAGGAGCCACTTGTAATAGTGCACGAGCTACACCATGACGGATAGCACCGGCTTGACCAGTGTAACCACCACCGTGAACGTTTACTAGTACATCATAGTTACCTAAAGTTTCTGTAGCTACTAAAGGTTGTTTGATAACTTCACGAAGAGCTGCAAATGGGATGTAATCTTCCCAGTCTCTATTGTTAATAACGATTTTGCCGTCGCCTGGTACTAAACGTACGCGAGCTACAGAGCTTTTACGACGACCAGTTCCGTAATATTGTACTTGAGCCACTTAGTATTCCTCCTTTATTAATTAACCGCGTAATTCGTATACTTCTGGTTGTTGAGCTGCGTGTTCGTGCTCAGATCCACCATATACGTGTAATTTTTTGAATAATTGACGTCCAAGAGAATTTTTTGGAAGCATACCTTTGATAGATAGTTCTAATAATTTCTCAGGATTGTTTGTACGCATTTCGCCTGCAGTACGAGATTTCAAACCGCCTGGATATTGAGAGTGACGGTAGTAAATTTTGTCAGTAGCTTTTTTACCAGTAAGACCAATCTTACCAGCGTTGATGATGATTACAAAGTCTCCAGTGTCGATATGTGGAGTAAATTGTGGTTTGTTTTTTCCGCGAAGAATTGAAGCAACTTCACTGGATAAACGTCCTAAAGAAACACCAGTAGCGTCGATAACGTACCATTTACGTTCTACTTCGCCGGGTTTCGCCATATAAGTTGTACGCATGAATTACCCTCCTAAATAAATTGAAACAAATTAGCTCCCGAAAACTGTTCCTAATTCCCGAAATGCTATTCTATATTTTTATTGTTTAAACACAACAACCTTCCGGGGCTTATTGTGGGGCAAACAATACCATAGTCCATAATACAGTTTTTGGAGCAAAAAGTCAATGCGTTCTGCAAAAAAACATCCAATTTTTATTCATAGTCGACTCGCCATAAATATAACCCTTGTGGCGGCGCAGTTTTACTAATTAATTTTTGCCTATCACGTGCTAATAAAGCCTCACTAATATCATCCGGAGAGATTCGACCTTGCCCTGCATCGAGCAGAGTTCCAGTCAAAATTCGCACCATATTATACAAAAAGCCATTCCCTTGAAAAGCAATCACTAACGTCTCATCGTCCTCTTCATAAAAATCAATACTATAAAGCGTCCGGACTTTAGAATCCCGCTCCGTTCTCGCCGAACAGAAACTTGTAAAATCATGCTCGCCAATCAGGCGTTTACTCGCCAATTTCATTTTTGAAATATCCAGTTCATACGGATAATGTAGCGCAAAATTCCGACTAAAAGGATCAAAAATTTTCGTCCGTTTTACCACATAACGATATTCTTTTCCGACCGTGCCAAATCTAGCATGGAAATCGTCTGGTACTTCTTCCACTGTTAAAAAGCTAATATCAAACGGGGTCATGACTTGTAAAGCTTTTTGGAATTTTTCGGCAGTGATATCCAGTTCCGAATCGAAATGAATAACCTGACCTTTCGCATGAACACCAGTATCTGTTCTTCCCGATGCTGTAACCCGCACAGTCTTACCTTTATGCATTTTTGTCAGTGCTTTTTCAATTTCCGCTTGGACCGTACGTGTATTCGGCTGCACCTGATAGCCATAAAACCCACTACCATCATAAGAAATTATCGCTTTATATCTTGTCATTCATTTCAACTCCGCAACCAAAATAATAATCCACTTAATACCGCTAAGGAAATTAACAAAAATGTATCTGCAAATCGCCAGCGTAGTAAACGGAATCTTGTTCTCCCTTTACCACCTCGATAACCGCGAGCTTCCATCGCAATCGCCAAGTCTTCCGCACGCTTAAACGCACTAATAAAAAGAGGCACGAGCAGCGGAATAATCGCTTTAATCCGATCACTCCATTTTCCACTCGTAAATTCAACCCCACGAGCTTTTTGCGCTTTTAAAATTTTCTCCGTTTCATCCATCAATGTTGGAATAAATCGCAAAGAAATACTCAGCATCAAAGCAAGTTCATGTACTGGTAAATGCACTAAACGAAACGGCGCTAAAATTTTCTCCAGTCCGTCTGTTAGTTCAATCGGGCTTGTCGTTAATGTTAAAAGTGTTGTCATAAAAATAATAAGCACAAAACGGCAAAACATCATCGCTCCATTTGCCAGTCCGAGTGTTGTTATTTGTAAAAGTCCTAAATCAACTAAAACTGTCCCGCCTTTCGTAAAAAAGACTTGCAGTAATAGCGTAATTAAAATAAGCCAGAAAATTGGTTGTAAACCTTTAATAAAAAATAAAAATGGCACTTTCGAAGTTAGGACTAAATACAATACATAAACAAACATTAGTGCATACGTCAGCCAATTATTAGCCAAAAAGACAATCGCAATAAACGCCATAACAGCAGTGATTTTCGCGCGTGGGTCAATTCGATGCAACCAAGAGTTCCCCGGAATATAACGTCCGAGAATCATTTTATCCATCATAATTATGCCCCGCCCTTCGCTAAATAAGGCGCCATTTCGGTTGTTAATTCATCAATGGTTAAACAGGTTTTTGTTAATTTCACATCAAATTTGCGCTCAAAAAGTCCTTGGAATCTCACCACATCCGGTACAGATAACCCAAGATCAACCAGTTCGTCTGGCTTCGCGAAAATTTCACGTGGCGTACCGATTTGTAGAACCGTCCCCGCCTTCATCAAGACAATCTTTTCCGCATAACGAGCAGCATCTTCCATACTATGTGTTACAAGGACCGTCGTGAGCCCTTTTTCTTTATGAAGATTGTAGAACATTTCCATGATTTCCTCGCGGCCATGAGGATCTAGTCCTGCTGTTGGCTCATCTAGCACAAGCACTTCTGGATCCATCGCCAAAACACCTGCAATTGCAACCCGGCGCATTTGCCCACCAGAAAGTTCAAACGGCGAACGTGACAAAATTTCCTCGGTCAGTCCTACTTCATAAATTACTTTTTTGGCGCGCAGTTTCGCATCTTCCTCGGAAACGCCAAAGTTCATCGGTCCAAAACAAATATCCTTTTCAACCGTTTCTTCAAAAAGTTGTGCTTCTGGAAATTGGAACACAATCCCGACTTTTTTACGTAAATCGCGTAGTTTCTTTTGCTTCACGCCGGCAACGATTTCTCGATCACCAACTGTAATTTTCCCTTCTGTAGGCATTAAAAGGGCATTCAAGTGTTGTAGCAAAGTTGATTTCCCTGAGCCAGTATGACCAATAATTGCAGAATAGCTACCAGAATCAAAAGAAACATTCACATCAAGTAATGCTCGCTTTTCAAAAGGGCTATTTTTTTGATAACAATAACCTAGTTGTTCGAGTTTAATTTCCATAATTGATCTAGTAATGCTCCTTCCGATAGCACGGTACTTCCTGTTTCAAAGCCACCTGCAACTAATTTTTCTTGTAATTCAATAATAAATGGAACCCCTAGGCCAATTTCTCGCATTGCATCTGCTTGCTGGAAAATTTCTTTCGGCGTACCTTCACTATGAATCTCACCTTTATTCATCACGATTACCCGATCTGCAAAAAGGACTTCATCCAAATCATGCGTAATCGAAATCACCGTAATATCTTCCTGTTCGCGCATAATTCGAATAGTTTCCATTACTTCAGCGCGTCCTCTTGGATCAAGCATCGAAGTCGCCTCATCCAAAATAATCACATCCGGCTGCAGCGCCAAAACGCCCGCAATTGCGACACGTTGCTTTTGCCCACCAGAAAGTCTCGCCGGTTCATGTAGCGCGTAGCTTTGCATACCAACTTCATTCAAAGCCGATTCCACACGTTCGACCATCGTATCATGTGGAACACCGTGATTTTCAAGCCCAAATGCCACATCATCTTGCACAGTAGCCCCGACAAATTGGTTATCCGGATTTTGGAAAACCATGCCTACTTGTCGTCTAATTTCCCATATATTTTTTTCAGACAAAACAAAATGCCCGATTTTAATTAAGCCATCTTCCGGAAAAAGTAAGCCGTTTAGCAATTTTGCAATAGTTGATTTACCTGAACCATTATGACCAACAAGTGCAACCCATTCCCCTTTTTGAGCAGAAATAGATACATCTTTCACTGCATATTTTTCCGTATCCTCATATTTATAAAAAACGTGCTCTAATCTTACAAAACTTTCTGCCACGCTTAACACCTCACTTTTTGACCATTCATTGTTTATTATAGTATAAACATCCATCCGGCGCAAAATTTCCTTTTTGATTGTTTTGGTTTAATGCCAAAGGGAATATATTAACGTTAAGGATGTGATAACTATGTTAGCAGATTTTATTTTACGGCTTGTTGTTGCGGGTCTCCTTGGAGCAATTATTGGACTTGACCGAGAAATCAGGGCGAAGGAAGCTGGATTCCGGACACATTTCTTGGTTTCTTTAGGTAGCGCTTTGATTATGATCGTCTCTCAGTACGGTTTTTCTCAAATCGCCACCATGCAAAATGTATCGTTCGACCCAAGTCGTGTCGCTGCCCAAGTGGTAAGCGGTATTGGCTTTATTGGCGCTGGTACGATTATTATCCAAAAGAAATTCGTTCGCGGTCTAACAACAGCTGCCGGACTTTGGGCGACAGCTGGTATCGGACTTGCCATTGGCGCCGGGATGTACTGGGTTGGTATCGCCGCTACTTTACTGACATTAATTGGTTTAGAGTTTCTCAGCATTATTTTTAAATCGTTCGCCTTTCATACAACTGCGATTATTTATTCAACCGACAAACAGGAAAACCTCGTCAAAGTTACCGATCAAATTAAACAAAACAAACAGCAAATCATTTCCTACTCCAGCGAAAAAGAACTCATTGGCGAAAGTCTTTTTATTCGTGTAAATATTGTTGTAAAAACAAAGAATAAGAACGATGAATATGAACTATTTCACTTTATCCAAACACTTCCTAATGTAACGGTGGAAAAAATGGAGTAAACAGAGCTTTTCCAATGATTTTCACACGTTTTTGTTCACAGAATATCCATTTACTTCCGGCTTCCCCTTTTGCTATAATTCACCCGTCAGCATAAACAGAATAGGAGAAGGGATGAAATGAAAAACTTTGTAACCTCAGAACGTTCGATTTTTGAGATGGAAAAATCAACGGAACCTGCGATTAGAGTGAAAGATGGCTCTGTGGTAAAAATAAAAACAAAAGACCACTTCAATGGCCAAATTCACGCCAAACAGCTTCATTACGGGGAACTAGATTGGAAACAATTTTCACCAACTACCGGACCAATCTATATTGAAGAAGCAAGACCGGGGGATTTATTAGCTATAACGATTGAAAAAATTGAACTCCTAGGGACGGAGGTCTTTTTGCTAAACGGGCCGAACATCGGGATAACAGATGATTTATTAACAAGCAACTCCACTCGATGCTACAAAGTCGAAAACAACCAGATTATCTATTCAGAAGATATTCATATTCCGATAAGGAAAACAATCGGCCTATTAAAGACAGAAGAATTAAATCCAAGTAAGGTACCTACTAAAAACGGCGGACTACTTGACTCTTCCAAAATCACAGAAGGCGCAACAATCTTTTTACCAGTTGAAAAATACGGCGCATCACTTCATGTCGGCAATGTTCGAGCAACGACTGGTTTCGGAAAAATAACAGCAACAAGTGCAGAGGCGCCGGCGGAAGTCACTTTACGACTACAAATCCTTAAAAATCGCACGGCTCCAACGCCAACAATCATCCATTACCATAACTTAATTTGTTTAGCATCAGATATTACAATTGAAAAAGCTACTCAAAAAACAATGCATAATATGATAACTTTACTTACAGAATCAGACAAGATGACGACAGAGGATGCGCTGTTCCTCATTTCTCTACAAGCTGATTTCCAAGTCTGCAAACTTTGTAAGCCAAACATCACTACAAGTATCAAGTTACCGTTAGATTACTTCCCAGAAATGCCCTTTTTATAAAAAGAAAAACCTCGTTGCGCACTGCAATGAGGTTTCTTTTATATTAGTTCAAAAATGCTGCCTTGATATTTCTTATGCAGGAATCCAGCAAGTTTCATCGCTTCTATTTCAACTATTTTTTGGCTTTTTTTAGTTAACTTTTTACTAAGGTAGAAATTAAAAATGATTTTCTCCCCTGATACTTTATATCGCCACGTTCCGAAAAATTGGCCGTTTATTATCAAGACCGCCTCGATTTGTCCAGCAATGCGCCAAATCAAACTTGTTTCTTTCTCATTCGCAAGCCAATTCTTTTTCGCATAACTAACAAAAAGTGGATCAAATTTTCCTAGGAGTAAAGGCGTATCCATTTCTTGCTCATCGTGCGTTTCTGTTTTACTATAATAAGTTTTTCCGTCTTCTCCAATATAGCAAAAATAGTTTTCAAGCTGTTTTTCGAGGGTCGTCATGTACTCGCTATTGCGCAAACCGCTCCAATGTTTGAAATCCTGTATTGTCGCTGGTCCGTACGCACTAAAATAACGATCGATCATTGTTTCGAGCCCTGTTTGATTTCGCTCGATATTTAGCCATTCTTCATGGGACTTCGAATCAATTCGGCTCCGATGACTATAAAATCGAGTTTTAGGGGACTCCGGCACACAAAACAGCTTACCATCAAGTGAACCTTGAATGAAAACCCCACCCCAAGTCATTAATTCTTTTGCATGGTCGCCGAATAACGCCCCAAAAGCCTCTTTAGGCACTTTCTCGTCGCGCAAGAGTAATTCTTCCATTTCTGCCAAAAGGTCGTCCAAATCGTGTCCTAGTGAGTCTGTATGCTTTCGTGACCAATTGTTTTTGTGCGCATACACATCATGGACATAAAACCAATCATCAGGCGCATACATATGCACGGTCATTCTTTGGCCCCAGATTTTGATTAAGTCTTTTTTATCGTAAGTTATTTGCAGATTTTCTTTCGTCAAATTGTCTACACGGTTAAATAAACTAATCTCTCCAAATTGTTGATACTGGGACTGGATGCCAAATAACGCACGAGTTGCTTCCTCTGCGGTCGGGAATTTAGACTGTAGTAGTCCAGAATTATGTAGTCGATTTTGAGCAATTTGCGAGTCAGTTAACGGGCGCATTCTTAGTCCTCCTCTTATCTTTGGGATTTACTATAGATGTTTTACTGCATAAAGGCAAGAAAAAGACCTGCTATCCGAAGATAACAGGTCAAACAAAAAAAGCCTGCTTCCTAGCCTATGATTAAATAGACTAGGAAACACAGAGCTAGACAAGGAAACACGAAGTCCCCATATCATGACACTCCACTTGCTTTAAACGTTTTATTATTAAACTAATTCAATAATAACCATTGGTGCGCCGTCACCGCGACGTGGACCTTTTTTCAAGATACGAGTGTAACCACCTTGACGTTCCGCGTAACGTGGAGCAACATCATCAAATAGTTTTTGTAGAGCGTATACAGGACGGTTTTTCTTCACAGTAGAACCATCTTTACCTTTAGCATCTACTTGTACTACTTCTACAACTTCATGACGGATGAAAGCAGCTGCTTGACGACGAGCGTGCAAGTCTCCTTTTTTCCCAGAAGTGATTAGTTTTTCAACAACTTTACGAATCTCTTTAGCGCGAGCTTCTGTTGTTTCAATACGTTCAAATACGATTAAATCCGTTGCAAGATCACGTAGTAATGCTTTACGTTGTGAGCTTGTACG of Listeria monocytogenes contains these proteins:
- the rplQ gene encoding 50S ribosomal protein L17, with product MGYRKLGRTSSQRKALLRDLATDLIVFERIETTEARAKEIRKVVEKLITSGKKGDLHARRQAAAFIRHEVVEVVQVDAKGKDGSTVKKNRPVYALQKLFDDVAPRYAERQGGYTRILKKGPRRGDGAPMVIIELV
- a CDS encoding DNA glycosylase AlkZ-like family protein; this encodes MRPLTDSQIAQNRLHNSGLLQSKFPTAEEATRALFGIQSQYQQFGEISLFNRVDNLTKENLQITYDKKDLIKIWGQRMTVHMYAPDDWFYVHDVYAHKNNWSRKHTDSLGHDLDDLLAEMEELLLRDEKVPKEAFGALFGDHAKELMTWGGVFIQGSLDGKLFCVPESPKTRFYSHRSRIDSKSHEEWLNIERNQTGLETMIDRYFSAYGPATIQDFKHWSGLRNSEYMTTLEKQLENYFCYIGEDGKTYYSKTETHDEQEMDTPLLLGKFDPLFVSYAKKNWLANEKETSLIWRIAGQIEAVLIINGQFFGTWRYKVSGEKIIFNFYLSKKLTKKSQKIVEIEAMKLAGFLHKKYQGSIFELI